A window of Fragaria vesca subsp. vesca linkage group LG7, FraVesHawaii_1.0, whole genome shotgun sequence contains these coding sequences:
- the LOC101302694 gene encoding T-complex protein 1 subunit delta-like, protein MATVAAAHRSSKTESYVDNKRKEDVRQANILAARTVADAVRTSLGPKGMDKMISTASGDVIITNDGATILNKMEVLQPAAKMLVELSQSQDAAAGDGTTTVVVIAGALLKQCLVLLSHGIHPTVISDSLHKVAIKAVDVLTAMARPVELSDRDALVKSASTALNSKVVSQYSTLLAPLAVDAVLSVVDPAKPEIVDLRDIKIVKKLGGTVDDTETVKGLVFDKKTSHAAGGPTRMEKAKIAVIQFQISPPKTDIEQSIVVSDYTQMDRILKEERNYILSMIKKIKSTGCNVLLIQKSILRDAVTDLSLHYLAKAKILVIKDVERDEIEFITKTLNCLPIANIEHFREEKLGYADLVEESSLGDSKIVKITGIQNMGRTTSVLVRGSNQLVLDEAERSLHDALCVVRCLVSKRFLIAGGGAPEIELSRQLGAWAKVLQGMESHCVKYFAQALEVIPYTLAENAGLNPMTIVTELRNRHNDGEINTGINVRKGQITNIWDENVVQPLLVSTSAITLATECVRMILKIDDIVTVR, encoded by the coding sequence ATGGCAACAGTTGCCGCCGCTCACCGTTCCTCCAAGACGGAGTCTTATGTCGACAACAAGCGCAAGGAGGACGTCCGCCAGGCCAACATCCTCGCCGCCCGCACCGTCGCCGACGCCGTCCGCACCAGCCTCGGCCCCAAAGGCATGGACAAGATGATCTCCACCGCCTCCGGTGACGTCATCATCACCAACGACGGCGCCACCATCCTCAACAAGATGGAGGTCCTCCAGCCCGCCGCCAAGATGCTCGTCGAGCTCTCCCAGTCCCAGGACGCCGCCGCCGGCGACGGCACCACCACCGTCGTCGTCATCGCCGGCGCCCTGCTCAAACAGTGCCTCGTCCTCCTCTCCCACGGCATCCATCCCACCGTCATCTCCGACTCCCTCCACAAGGTCGCCATCAAGGCCGTCGATGTCCTCACCGCCATGGCCCGCCCCGTCGAGCTCTCCGACCGCGACGCCCTCGTCAAATCCGCCAGCACCGCGCTCAACAGCAAGGTCGTCAGTCAGTACTCGACGCTTCTTGCCCCGCTGGCGGTGGACGCCGTGCTCTCTGTGGTGGACCCGGCCAAGCCGGAGATTGTGGACCTGAGGGACATCAAGATCGTGAAGAAGCTCGGCGGAACCGTGGATGATACCGAGACTGTGAAGGGGCTGGTTTTCGATAAGAAGACCAGTCATGCTGCTGGTGGTCCTACGAGGATGGAGAAGGCCAAGATTGCTGTGATTCAGTTCCAGATTTCACCTCCGAAAACTGACATCGAGCAGAGCATAGTGGTCTCGGACTATACGCAGATGGATAGGATTTTGAAGGAGGAGAGGAATTACATTCTCAGTATGATTAAGAAGATCAAGTCCACTGGTTGCAATGTTCTGCTGATTCAGAAGAGTATTTTGAGGGACGCGGTGACTGATCTGTCGTTGCATTACTTGGCCAAAGCCAAGATTTTGGTGATCAAGGATGTGGAGAGGGATGAGATTGAGTTTATTACCAAGACTCTGAATTGCTTGCCCATTGCGAATATCGAGCATTTCCGCGAGGAGAAGCTGGGGTATGCTGATTTGGTGGAGGAATCTTCGCTTGGCGATAGCAAGATTGTGAAGATTACTGGGATTCAGAACATGGGTAGGACCACTTCTGTGCTGGTTCGTGGCTCTAACCAGTTGGTGCTTGATGAGGCTGAGAGGAGCTTGCACGATGCTTTGTGTGTGGTTAGGTGTTTGGTGAGCAAGAGGTTTTTGATTGCTGGTGGTGGTGCCCCGGAGATTGAGCTCTCCAGGCAGTTGGGTGCTTGGGCTAAGGTGTTGCAGGGGATGGAGAGTCATTGTGTCAAGTATTTTGCTCAGGCACTTGAGGTTATTCCCTATACATTGGCTGAAAATGCTGGGTTGAACCCAATGACCATTGTCACTGAGCTGAGGAACCGCCACAATGATGGTGAGATCAACACTGGCATTAATGTGAGGAAGGGGCAGATTACCAACATCTGGGACGAGAATGTGGTGCAGCCGCTGCTAGTAAGCACAAGTGCCATCACTTTGGCCACAGAGTGTGTGAGGATGATTTTGAAGATTGATGACATAGTAACAGTAAGATAA